TGCTAAAAAGTTTGTTCTCCATTGTGTTTCCTTACGTGTGATTTCAATGTACTCTTATAAGCAAAGCTTTTACCACAAAGTGAGCAGGTGAAAGGTTTCTCACCGGCATGCGTCAGCACGTGCGATTTTAAACCGTTCTTATAACAAAAGTTTTTGCCGCAAACTGAGCAGGTGAAGAGTTTTTCTCCCGTGTGCGTCTGCATGTGAGAATTTAAAGTCTCCTTGTACGTAAAACTTTGAGCGCAAACAGAGCAAGTGAAGGGTTTTTCCCCGGTATGTGTCCTCATGTGTCTCGTCACGCAATGCTTATAAGAGAAGCTTTCGCCGCAAACGGAACAAGCAAAAGGTTTTTCCCCCGTGTGCGTCGCCGTGTGCGCCACCAACGAGATCTTATGGGCAAACTTTTCACCGCAAACGGAGCAAGCGAAAGGTTTTTCCCCCGTGTGCGTTCTCATGTGTCGACTCAAATGGTCTTTGATATAATAGATTTTGCCGCATACTGAGCAAGTGAAAGGATTTTCTAGCGTGTGCGTTACCTTGTGTACAATCAAAGATACCTTTTGGGAAAAGGTTTCGCCGCAAACGGAGCAGCGAAACGTTTTCTCTCTCGTGTGGGTTCTCATGTGTCTATTTTGATAGGCCTTGGTGAAGCTTTTGCCACAAACAGAGCAGGTAAAACGATCTTCATCCGTGTGAGGCCTCACGTCCTTCCGGGAGCCTTTCAAGCATTTATCGTCACCTTGGTTGTCTGCACAGATCCTCAAAGCTTTTTGGGACTGCGCCAGCTGAGCCGGGAGCTCGTCTACTGGCGAGCCTGCACGGCGCTCTCCACTTGGACCGTGAAAGCCAAGCTGCAAGCCACCAAGTGGGTGGTCGTCCtcgctcttcaccacaacgatgCTTAGCGGCAGCTCACTGACGTCCACctcgtcctcttcctctttaatCTTGGGAGGCTGTGGGCGCTCCTGTGCTGAACTGGAGCCCCCCACTTGCGGCCAGAGAAGAACTTCCTCTGGGCGACCCATCAGCTGTTGGATGTCTGCAGGACACAAGGTAGATGTTACTTTGGGCACCAATCAAATTAAAAGGTTAGATGTTCTTTTGACATTTCTTGCAGTGATCATTGATGCAAAGTTTTGTTGGAGACCATTTTTTTACAGGTTGTTAAATTAAGTATTGTAAGAAATCGG
This portion of the Syngnathus scovelli strain Florida chromosome 3, RoL_Ssco_1.2, whole genome shotgun sequence genome encodes:
- the LOC125994124 gene encoding zinc finger protein OZF-like isoform X2; translated protein: MGRPEEVLLWPQVGGSSSAQERPQPPKIKEEEDEVDVSELPLSIVVVKSEDDHPLGGLQLGFHGPSGERRAGSPVDELPAQLAQSQKALRICADNQGDDKCLKGSRKDVRPHTDEDRFTCSVCGKSFTKAYQNRHMRTHTREKTFRCSVCGETFSQKVSLIVHKVTHTLENPFTCSVCGKIYYIKDHLSRHMRTHTGEKPFACSVCGEKFAHKISLVAHTATHTGEKPFACSVCGESFSYKHCVTRHMRTHTGEKPFTCSVCAQSFTYKETLNSHMQTHTGEKLFTCSVCGKNFCYKNGLKSHVLTHAGEKPFTCSLCGKSFAYKSTLKSHVRKHNGEQTF
- the LOC125994124 gene encoding zinc finger protein OZF-like isoform X1; protein product: MASHEEQVCCEKIKRLRQDDDIFLAPIVLHMQDIQQLMGRPEEVLLWPQVGGSSSAQERPQPPKIKEEEDEVDVSELPLSIVVVKSEDDHPLGGLQLGFHGPSGERRAGSPVDELPAQLAQSQKALRICADNQGDDKCLKGSRKDVRPHTDEDRFTCSVCGKSFTKAYQNRHMRTHTREKTFRCSVCGETFSQKVSLIVHKVTHTLENPFTCSVCGKIYYIKDHLSRHMRTHTGEKPFACSVCGEKFAHKISLVAHTATHTGEKPFACSVCGESFSYKHCVTRHMRTHTGEKPFTCSVCAQSFTYKETLNSHMQTHTGEKLFTCSVCGKNFCYKNGLKSHVLTHAGEKPFTCSLCGKSFAYKSTLKSHVRKHNGEQTF